The following is a genomic window from Pirellulales bacterium.
AACTCGCGACCCGAAGGCCGAATCGTTGGCAGCGCGCAGCGAACTGGCCGCGTCGTTGACGGGCAGCGACGGTCCTTCGGTGCTCACTTTTAACGACACGGCAGCGGGCCTGCGAACGATGTATCCGGCATTACAAGCGTTGATTCCCGTGGCCTCGCTTGGCCTGGCCAGCCAGGGTCTCAACGTGCAGATTCCCCCGCTCCCTGCCTTGGCAACGCTGGAGCGTCACGCGCGGCCGTCGATTTTCTTCATGCGGCGTTCAGCCGCCGGCTTGCTGCTGGAAGACTATCAGACGGTGCCGGTTGTCAATTCGCGATCGCTGGCGACGACGGGCGTGGGCCTGGCACTGCTCTTGCCCGCCGTGCAGGCCGCGCGCGAGGCCGCGCGCCACACGCAGTCGAATAACAATCTGAAGCAGATCGGCCTGGCTATGCAGACCTATGCCGACGTCAACAAGGCGTTTCCGGCGGCGGCGAACTACGACAAGCAAGGGAAGGCTCTCTTGAGCTGGCGAGTCCATGTCTTGCCCTATATCGAGCAGCAGGAGCTTTATAAGAGTTTCAAGCTGGACGAACCGTGGGACAGCCCGAACAACATGGCCCTTATTGCGCGAATGCCGAGCGTCTACAGCAACCCGAACTTGCCGCAGGCGAATGAGGGCAAGACGAATTACCTGGCAGTGGTGGGCGAGAAGGCAATGATTCAACCGAAAAAAGCGACGACGTTCGCTGACATCAAAGACGGCACGAGCAATACCATCATGGTCGTCGAAGCCGCGGCCGATCGCGCGGTGATTTGGACGAAGCCCGACGACTGGTCGCCCGACGCAAAGGACCCGATGGCCGGACTGCGCGGTCTGCGGCCGGGTATCATCCTGGTGGTCTTCGGCGACGGGCATTCCGACGCGATTCCGAATTCGACAGCGCCCAGTTCGTTTAAGGCGATGCTCACCCGCAACGCGGGCGACGTGGTCAATTCTGGCGGGAATTGACTTTTGGCCGATGTTGGATGTCGGCGATCAAAACATCCCAGTCCGGAATACCGCAGTCGTTGCCATTTCGCCATGAGGGCAGCGGCGCCTCGACGGTGACGGGGTCGTTCGTTGCGGGATCGACGAACGACAGGCTTCGGGCGTGCAAGGCGATGGCCCGCAGCCGCTCGTTGGCGTGCTGCTCGCCGAATGCGACTGTGCTGCCGTAAAAAGCGTCGCCCAGCACTGGATGGCCGCGCGAGGATGCCTGAACGCGAATCTGGTGCGTGCGGCCGGTTTCCAGCTCGATCTCCAGCCACGAACCGTACGCGGTCTGGCCGAGCGTTCGATAATGAAGCACCGCGTGCTGCGCGTCGGGATGCTCGGCCGGCACGACCTCCGCCCGTGGATGGCCATAAACCTTGCGAAGATGGTCGGTCCAGGTTCCTTCGGGCGGCTGGACGCGGCCTTCGACGCAGGCCCAATAGAGCTTTTTGACCTGGCGGCGCTCGAACTGGCGTGAAAGCTTGAACGCCGCCCGACGCCGCGTGGCGAAGACGATCGCCCCCGACACCGGCCGGTCGAGCCGGTGTGGCACGCCGAGATAGATAAACTCACGCTCCGGGTTCTGCTCGGCCAGCCATGCCCGCAGACGTCGCTCGAGGCTGTCGAACTGGGCCGGCGCCTGCGTCGCCAGGCCGGCCCGCTTGTTGATGACGAGACAGGAGGCAGACTGGTGGAGGATGTCGATGGGCGCTGGTCCCACCCTACGCGATTGTCGAAGTCATGGGTAAGAAGCGATCGCAACTTGCGGTATAACAGCGGACATGACAATGTTACCTCTGAACGATGACGCTTGGCGAGACTGGCGCGACGAGTGGTCGCTCGCCGAAGGAGTAACCTATCTCAACAACGGCTCGTTCGGCCCCACGCCACGGGCAGTGTCCGACGCGCGGCGGCAGTGGATGGAAGCGGTCGAGGCCGACCCGCAAGATTTCCTGTTGCGGCAGCTCGGTCCGCGGCTGGCCGAGGTCCGCCGGCGGCTGGGCGAGCTCGTCGGCACCGAGGGCGACAATCTCGCTCTGGTCGACAACGCCAGCGTGGCGATGAACATCGTCGCCGCCAGCGTCCGCCTGCAAGCCGGCGACGAAGTGCTGGCCAACGACCATGAGTACGGCGCCGTGCTGCGGCTCTGGCAACGCGCCTGCGATCGGGCAGGCGCCAAGCTGATCGTGCAGCCGCTGCCCGTGCCGATCGCCAGCGCCGACGAGGTGGTCGAGACGCTGTTTGCCGCGGCCGGCGCGCGAACCAAGCTGCTCGTCGTCAGCCATGTGACTTCGCCGACGGCCATCGTCTTGCCGGTCGAAGCCATCTGCCGCCGGGCACGCGAGCTTGGCCTCGCGACCTGCATCGACGGGCCGCACGCCATCGCCATGCTGGACGTCCAGCTCGACCGCCTCGACTGCGATTACTATACGGCGAGCTGTCACAAATGGCTCTGCGGGCCGCTGGGCACCGGCTTTCTTTACGTGCATCCGCGGCGGCAAGCGGCGGTCGAGCCGGCCCTGGTGAGCTGGGGGCGGACTTTGGAGGGCGACGTGGCAAGCTGGCGCGACGAATTCAATTGGGTCGGCACGTGCGATCCTTCGGCCTATCTCGCCGTGCCGGCGGCCATCGACTTGCTGGCCCGCGCCGGCTTCGACTTCTTCCGGCGGCGCACCCACGCCCTGGCCGCTTACGCACGCGAAAGCTTCGCCGGCCGCCTGGGCAGCGAAGCGCTCGTGCCCGACAGTCCGCAATGGTACGGCTCGATGATTTCCTTGCGATTGCCGGAAGGCGAGGCGGAGCCTTTGCAAAGGGCGTTATGGCAGCGCTACAAGATCGAGGTGCCGATCGTCTCCTGGCAAGGCTTGCGGCTGGTGCGTCCGTCGTGCCATCTTTATACGTGGCGGGAAGACATCGACCGCCTGGTGAACGCGGCGCAAGAGATTTTAGAGCACGGCAATTCAATGAAATGACCGAGCAAGTACATCCATATAAAACAACGCCAGCCGCTCACCCAGCGGTTGCCCTTCAGTGGCCCGAAGCTCGAACGATTTTTGAAACTGCGGCGGCGCGAGCAAAAAGAACCGCCACTGAAATCCGCCTTGACGGCCGCTCAGGCTGTGACGCTCGTTCGTCGCCTTCGGATCCATGCCAAACAGGGTCCGCCCGTCGGGCGAATGCCAGCCCGCGCGCGGCTGCCCGTCGATGATCAGCGAGTCAAACCCCGCAGCCAATTTGCCATACTGCGTCACCCATCCGATAAACCGGCCGCCGCCCGATTGCCGGGCCCACACGCGGTCCGCCGCATCGCCGCCGGTCTCAAACACGCCGCGCAAGCGCCGCGCCAATCGCGGATCATCGTCGTCCGTCAGCGGCTGATAGGAAACCGTCAGGCCGACGGGGTGTACCGGCCGGCGGCCGTGGTTGGCCAGCGACATCGTCAGCCGCGTGCGGTAGGGCATGGCCAGCATGTTCGTCCAACCGTTGCGATTGAGCACGACGTAGTTCGGATAGTTGCCGCCCGACAGGCCGGGGAAAAAATATCGGGCCGGCGCCGCCAGGGCCGGCGCCGGTTCCTCGTCGACCGTCACTTCCAGCCACAGGTCGTCGTCGTTCAACAGCGAAGGCGCGGCGATCAGCTTGGTCCACCCGACGATGCCCGGCCCTTTCAAATCGACCAGCGTCGCCTGGCTTTTCTCGTCGATCTTCTGGCCGTCGTTGCCGGCGCGCGGCAAAGGATCGGCTTCGCGGTGCGTGCCCCAGCCAAGCTGCTCGTTGCGATACGAAAGGGCCGGCAGCAGGCCGCGGGCCACGCACGAACGGCCGTCGACGAAGTCCTCCAACGGCACGTCGTCGGGGAAGATCACATAGTCGAACCGATAGTCGGCCGGTTTGCCGCCCTGGATCGTCACCTTGAGCGATTTGCGATAGGGCAAATAGGTCAACAGCGGCTGCGTGTCCTGGCCCACCAGCGGAAGCCGTTCGTGCAACCGGTCGGCCGGGCATTCCAGCCGCGGCGTCGATTCGCCGTCGAAGTAAAACGCCAGCCGCCCCGATGGATTGCTCCGCGAGACGACCACGACGGCCGCCGGGCCGACCAACTCGGCCAGCACCTGTTCGTCCTTGCCTTTGATGCTGGCTTCGACCGCGCCGGAACCGAGACCGTCGTCGATGGCCAGGCGTTCCGGGTTCATCAGCCGCTCCAGCACGAGTTGCGAACCGCTCGGCGGGCGGCGGGTCTGCCAGGCCGGCGGTCCCAGGCCATCGGGCGCTTCGAGTACATAGAGATCGCGAAACTCCGTCCGTGCGCCGTGATCTTGCAGGCCGATCCAGCCTTTGAGGTTTCGCCGCCTTAGTTCGGGCAACTCGGCCGTGTTGGCGTGTTGCACCAGCACGCCGTTGACCCAGGCCGAGATCATATACCCTTCGGCCTTGACCAGCACGCGGTTCCACTCTTGCGAGCGGTCGGCGCGGGCCAGCGGCTCCAGGTTGCCGTAAATGGCCATCGTCGAGTGTCGCGTGAGCGGCGCGCCGCTCCGCTCGTCCAGCATCTGCAGTTCCATGCCGTCGCCGGAGGGCCAGCCGTCGCGGGCCGTGCGAATGCCGATGCCGGAATTGCCGCCCTTGGCCATTTTATATTCCAGCGAGAGCGTGAAGTTGGCGTACTCGTGCTCGGTGCGCAGATAGTTGCCGTTGTTGTTGACGCAGACGATGGCGTCGTCTTCGGGCTTCCACGAACCGAGATTGCCCGGCGTCCACCAGCCGGAAAGGTCTTTGCCGTTGTAGAGCGGCTTGCCGGCGGGCTCCGTGGCCTTCAAATCGGCCATCGAACCGCTGCCTTCGGCGACACTCATCTCCAGGGCGAAGCGGTCTTTGCCGAAAGAAAAACCGACGCCGGCCTTTTGCACAGCGCCGTCAGCGGCGTGCGTAATGGTGGTCAAGGTGACGTTGCCGCCTTTTCGCATCAGCGTCGCCTCGTGCCAGCCATCGGCCGACGGCCTGATGATAATCTGGCCGGTTTGCGATTTGCCGTCGGTACGGCCACCCACTTCCTTGCCCTCGGCGAGCGTAATGGTTACAGGGTGATCGCCGTCCGTACACCGCAGCAGTTTGATCGTCCATTTGCCGCTCTGCTCGACTTTCCAGCGAAAGCTCAACTCGACATCGTCCCAGCTCCAACCGGAGACCAGTGGGGACGAATCTTTGCTGCCGTGCAGCACGCCCTCGGTCATGCGCCAACCTTTAGCCGGAGTCGGGCCATCGTCCCAGCCGACCAGCGAATCGCGGTCGAAAAGGCTGACGGCGCGCGGTTCATCGGCCAGCGCCGGCATCGCCGCTGCGCAGGTTGCAAGAAAGACGACAGAGCAATTGTGCCAGAACTTTCGGAACATGGTGTTCAACTTAAATGACGGTCTGGGCTGAGAAAATCACGGTCCCGGTTTCCTGCGCTTTTGCCGGTCGTTCGCGAGAGAAAGGATCTGTAGGGTGGGCCGGCGCTCGCAAGCTCGCTGGTCCCACCCTACCTTTCGAGAAAAGCAGTCAATCGTCGTCATCCTCCTCCCCGCGGGCAATGACGAACGATGCCCGCACCGGCGGAGGCATGCGCGAATCGGCCCCGCGCACGCTGCGCCAAATAATCTCGTTCAGCAGAATGTCGTCGGCCGCATCCTCGCGGCTGAAGTCGAGCCGGGCCGATTGCTCGACGCCCCATCCCGTGCCCGCGTTGCGGGCCTGCAAGTCGACCCCGGCCGGACGGTGCTGGTACGGCGACAGATCGGGCCTGGCCTGAAACGAGGCATACATCGGCCGGGCGGCGGCGTCGAACTGGCTCATCGGCTTCAGCCCCAGTATCAACTCCATCGTCCGCAACATGCTGGATGTCGAATACATGCTCGAATCGACCGCGCGCCGCTTGCAGTAGGGACTGATTGCCAGTGCCACAGTGCGGTGGGCATCGACGTGGTCGGAGCCGTTTTGAGCATCGTCTTCGACCACGAAGATCGCCGTGTCTTTCCAGAACTTGCTCTTGCTCACCGCTTCGACCAACTGGCCCAGGGCCAGATCGTTGTCGGCCACCATCGCCGTCGGCGTGGGCTTGCCTTTGCTCTGGCCGTAGGTGTGATCGTTGGGCAGCCGGAGCACGATGAACTGCGGCATCTCGCCGGCCTGCTCGAAGCCGTGCAATTCCTCGATGAAACGGTCGGCCCGTTTCACGTCGGGATAGTCGAGGTCGTAACTGCGGAATTGCGGGTCGAAGTGCCCCTCCAGCGCCGGCAACGTGGCCACCGCTGGATCGCCCTTCTTCTCGCCTTCATCGATGAACTCGCCGTAGCTGCGATAGCTCACGCCCGCCTCGCGGCATCGGTCCCAAATATAGCCGCCGGCCGGCATGGCGATCTCGAAATGGCCTTCGCTCGGATACTTCAGCTTTTTCTGGCCGCCCCGATAGACCAAGGGCCAGGTCTTTTCGACGAAGTCGGTGGCGTAGGCGGCCATGCTCCACTCATGCCCGTCGGCGCTCACTTCGCTCTCGACGTAAAAGTTGTCGAGCAGCACGAACTCGCGGGCCAGGGCGTGATGATTCGGCGTTACCTCTTCGCCGAACAGGCAGAGGTTCGGGTCGCCGTTGCCTTCGGGCATGTCGCCAAACACCTGATCGTAGGTGCGGTTCTCTTTGACGATATAGATGCAATGCCGGATGGGCGTCTTTCCGCCCTGCGTGGCCGGAATAGGATGATTCGGCTCGCCCGGCTCGGCAACCGGCGAAAAGTCCGACTTGAGCGGACTGGCGCGATAGGCGGCTTCGCTATAGCGGGCCATGTCGTCGGGCGAGGGACTGTCGATCGCGCTCAGCGTGCCGCGGAACAAACCGCCGATATACTGCCGCACCGTGGCGGGCGGGTCGCGGTGCGGGTTCGGTCCCTGCACGTTGGCGTGCGACATCAGCCCCTTGCCGTTGGCCACGTAGATCTTGTTGTCGCGCCCGAACCGCACCGAGGTTGGATACCAGCCGACCGGAATAAAGCCCATCGAGCGGCTCTCGCCCGGCTCGCTGACGTTGAACACGGCCAGGTTGTTGTTGTCGGCGTTGGCCACGAACAGCACCTTGCCGTCGGGCGACAGGGCCAGGCTGTTGGGCGTGCTGCCGTTGGGCGCTTTGGGATAGAGCGCACTGGAAATGGTCTCGGTCGCATGGCCGGTTTTCGTTTCGAGCACGCTGACGGTGTTGGAATTGGCGCAGGCCACGAACAGCCGTTCGCCGTCGGGCGACAGCGCCATCTCCGTCGGATGAGCCGCGGTGGCCCAGGTGTCGTCGACTTCCATCGCCTCGAGATCGACGACCGCCACGGCCGCTTTTCCCCACAGACTCACGAACAGCCGCTTGCCGTCCGGCGTGGGCAGCGCCGTATACGGATAGCTGTCTTCGCCGAGTTCCAGCCATTGAGTTCGGCCTGGCTCGTCGAGCGGCACGGCGGCCAGCGCGTGCCCCCACGCGCCGCAGACATAGAGCGTATCGTCGTCGGAGTTGATGGCCAGCCCGGCCGGGACAAAGGTTTTGCCGTCCTGGGCCACGCGAAGCTGGCGATGATCGCTCAGGTAGCCGTCGGACACGGCGAACGCATGCACGACCTCGTTTTCGCCGCCGCTGGCGAAGATGCGTTTGCCGTCGCGGTCGAAACAAAGGCCGTAAAACGCCTGCGGCAAGTTGACGCGCGAGACGACGGTTTGATGTTTCAGATCGACGATCACGATTTCATGGTCGCCGTAGCCCGCGTGCAGCACGGCGGCGAGCGGCTCTTTGGGGTGCAGCGCGATCTGCACCGGAAAGTCGCCCAGCTTGATTTGCTTGCCCGTCGGCTTGAGCGACCATTGGTTCGGGAGCAAAACCGTGCCTTTTTCGCTCATGCCCGGCAGCCGGCGCAGCTCGTGCCGAGGGACGGCCGGCTGCTGCGCCTGCGCGGCAACGGCAAGGCAGGACACAAGAAGTACGCACAGACCGGGACGCGGGCGATGAATCACAGCGGTTCTCTCACGATGCGGGGGCATGGGGTGCGTTGCCAGCCAACGGCACGGCAACGATCGTGTGGACGATTATAGTCCGGCGTTAGCGAGGGAGCGAGGTGCCGGCTAAGCAGGAGGAGGATGGCGTTCCTAGGCCGTCACTGCACGACTTGACGGGCTGGGAAGCCCATCCTCCGACAGCCGCTCCGGCGCTGTTTGGCCCCCTGCTGCGTGACACCGAACTCGGCGGCGAGGTGTTCTTGGGTTCCTTCTTCGAGGATGTGCCGTTCGTAGAGTTGGCAATCGCGGTCTTTCGGCGGACCGCCGCGCACTTTGCGGAGGGACATGGGGGTGGAGATGGGGGGATTTTGGATTTTGGATTGGGTTGCGCGAGCGACGTAAGGTGGGGCCAGCGAGCTTGCGAGCGCCGGCCCACCGTGATCGGCGCTGTTTGGGTCTTCGGTCTTGGGTCTTGGGGTCTTGGGGTCTTAGTTGTAGAAATGCTTGTGAAGAAATGAAAAGGTGCGCGCGGATTTTGGATCGCAAGCCGCGACGCCTCCATGACTTGCGGCAACGGCGGA
Proteins encoded in this region:
- a CDS encoding alkaline phosphatase family protein is translated as MIHRPRPGLCVLLVSCLAVAAQAQQPAVPRHELRRLPGMSEKGTVLLPNQWSLKPTGKQIKLGDFPVQIALHPKEPLAAVLHAGYGDHEIVIVDLKHQTVVSRVNLPQAFYGLCFDRDGKRIFASGGENEVVHAFAVSDGYLSDHRQLRVAQDGKTFVPAGLAINSDDDTLYVCGAWGHALAAVPLDEPGRTQWLELGEDSYPYTALPTPDGKRLFVSLWGKAAVAVVDLEAMEVDDTWATAAHPTEMALSPDGERLFVACANSNTVSVLETKTGHATETISSALYPKAPNGSTPNSLALSPDGKVLFVANADNNNLAVFNVSEPGESRSMGFIPVGWYPTSVRFGRDNKIYVANGKGLMSHANVQGPNPHRDPPATVRQYIGGLFRGTLSAIDSPSPDDMARYSEAAYRASPLKSDFSPVAEPGEPNHPIPATQGGKTPIRHCIYIVKENRTYDQVFGDMPEGNGDPNLCLFGEEVTPNHHALAREFVLLDNFYVESEVSADGHEWSMAAYATDFVEKTWPLVYRGGQKKLKYPSEGHFEIAMPAGGYIWDRCREAGVSYRSYGEFIDEGEKKGDPAVATLPALEGHFDPQFRSYDLDYPDVKRADRFIEELHGFEQAGEMPQFIVLRLPNDHTYGQSKGKPTPTAMVADNDLALGQLVEAVSKSKFWKDTAIFVVEDDAQNGSDHVDAHRTVALAISPYCKRRAVDSSMYSTSSMLRTMELILGLKPMSQFDAAARPMYASFQARPDLSPYQHRPAGVDLQARNAGTGWGVEQSARLDFSREDAADDILLNEIIWRSVRGADSRMPPPVRASFVIARGEEDDDD
- a CDS encoding DUF1080 domain-containing protein — its product is MFRKFWHNCSVVFLATCAAAMPALADEPRAVSLFDRDSLVGWDDGPTPAKGWRMTEGVLHGSKDSSPLVSGWSWDDVELSFRWKVEQSGKWTIKLLRCTDGDHPVTITLAEGKEVGGRTDGKSQTGQIIIRPSADGWHEATLMRKGGNVTLTTITHAADGAVQKAGVGFSFGKDRFALEMSVAEGSGSMADLKATEPAGKPLYNGKDLSGWWTPGNLGSWKPEDDAIVCVNNNGNYLRTEHEYANFTLSLEYKMAKGGNSGIGIRTARDGWPSGDGMELQMLDERSGAPLTRHSTMAIYGNLEPLARADRSQEWNRVLVKAEGYMISAWVNGVLVQHANTAELPELRRRNLKGWIGLQDHGARTEFRDLYVLEAPDGLGPPAWQTRRPPSGSQLVLERLMNPERLAIDDGLGSGAVEASIKGKDEQVLAELVGPAAVVVVSRSNPSGRLAFYFDGESTPRLECPADRLHERLPLVGQDTQPLLTYLPYRKSLKVTIQGGKPADYRFDYVIFPDDVPLEDFVDGRSCVARGLLPALSYRNEQLGWGTHREADPLPRAGNDGQKIDEKSQATLVDLKGPGIVGWTKLIAAPSLLNDDDLWLEVTVDEEPAPALAAPARYFFPGLSGGNYPNYVVLNRNGWTNMLAMPYRTRLTMSLANHGRRPVHPVGLTVSYQPLTDDDDPRLARRLRGVFETGGDAADRVWARQSGGGRFIGWVTQYGKLAAGFDSLIIDGQPRAGWHSPDGRTLFGMDPKATNERHSLSGRQGGFQWRFFLLAPPQFQKSFELRATEGQPLGERLALFYMDVLARSFH
- a CDS encoding aminotransferase class V-fold PLP-dependent enzyme, producing the protein MTMLPLNDDAWRDWRDEWSLAEGVTYLNNGSFGPTPRAVSDARRQWMEAVEADPQDFLLRQLGPRLAEVRRRLGELVGTEGDNLALVDNASVAMNIVAASVRLQAGDEVLANDHEYGAVLRLWQRACDRAGAKLIVQPLPVPIASADEVVETLFAAAGARTKLLVVSHVTSPTAIVLPVEAICRRARELGLATCIDGPHAIAMLDVQLDRLDCDYYTASCHKWLCGPLGTGFLYVHPRRQAAVEPALVSWGRTLEGDVASWRDEFNWVGTCDPSAYLAVPAAIDLLARAGFDFFRRRTHALAAYARESFAGRLGSEALVPDSPQWYGSMISLRLPEGEAEPLQRALWQRYKIEVPIVSWQGLRLVRPSCHLYTWREDIDRLVNAAQEILEHGNSMK
- a CDS encoding RluA family pseudouridine synthase, which codes for MGPAPIDILHQSASCLVINKRAGLATQAPAQFDSLERRLRAWLAEQNPEREFIYLGVPHRLDRPVSGAIVFATRRRAAFKLSRQFERRQVKKLYWACVEGRVQPPEGTWTDHLRKVYGHPRAEVVPAEHPDAQHAVLHYRTLGQTAYGSWLEIELETGRTHQIRVQASSRGHPVLGDAFYGSTVAFGEQHANERLRAIALHARSLSFVDPATNDPVTVEAPLPSWRNGNDCGIPDWDVLIADIQHRPKVNSRQN